In Panicum virgatum strain AP13 chromosome 4N, P.virgatum_v5, whole genome shotgun sequence, a single window of DNA contains:
- the LOC120670934 gene encoding sphinganine C4-monooxygenase 1-like — translation MAFAVTDELLGTFVPIAVYWLYSGFYIVLDGLGMDDYRLHPKWEEVKNIVSKWTVVRGVLVQQAFQIAVSLLLFTVLSDESGTVRKQPSALVIALQFIIAMFVMDTWQYFMHRYMHINKFLYKHVHSKHHTLVVPYAFGALYNHPLEGLILDTIGGALSFLISGMSPRTGIFFFSFATIKTVDDHCGLWLPGNILHVFFSNNSAYHDIHHQLYGNKYNFSQPFFVMWDKILGTYMPYTLETRKGGGYEARPVKLNQAQQTKAD, via the exons ATGGCATTCGCGGTCACCGACGAGCTGCTGGGCACATTCGTGCCGATTGCGGTGTACTGGCTCTACTCGGGGTTCTACATCGTGCTTGACGGGCTGGGCATGGACGACTACCGGCTCCACCCCAAGTGGGAGGAGGTCAAGAACATTGTTTCTAAGTGGACAGTCGTCAGGGGCGTCCTCGTCCAGCAGGCGTTCCAAATTGCCGTCTCTCTACTCCTATTCACG GTTCTTAGTGATGAGAGTGGAACTGTGAGGAAGCAACCTTCCGCTCTGGTAATAGCTTTGCAATTTATCATTGCTATGTTCGTTATGGACACATGGCAATACTTCATGCACAGATACATGCACATCAACAAATTTCTGTACAAGCACGTCCACTCGAAGCATCATACTCTTGTTGTCCCATATGCCTTTGGAGCTCTCTACAACCACCCCCTGGAGGGACTCATCCTGGACACCATTGGGGGTGCGCTCTCGTTCCTCATCTCCGGCATGTCCCCAAGGACAGGCATattctttttctcctttgcgACCATCAAGACCGTCGATGACCACTGCGGTCTGTGGCTCCCTGGGAACATCCTCCATGTCTTTTTCAGCAACAACAGCGCTTACCATGACATCCACCACCAGCTCTATGGCAACAAGTACAACTTCTCGCAGCCCTTCTTCGTCATGTGGGACAAGATCCTCGGAACATACATGCCTTACACCCTCGAGACCCGCAAGGGAGGCGGGTATGAGGCGCGCCCGGTCAAGCTCAACCAAGCACAGCAGACCAAGGCTGATTAA
- the LOC120670761 gene encoding transcription factor TCP15-like: MDVTGDAGGGRRPNFPLQLLEKKEEQACSTSPAAGVGAGAAGNGRSAGPGELQVRKAAPPKRTCTKDRHTKVDGRGRRIRMPAICAARVFQLTRELGHKTDGETIEWLLQQAEPAVIAATGTGTVPANFTSLNISLRSSGSSFSIPAHLRAASLPGPRFGGTRGDPWDRVVGLGFGGAEGPPSATSSASSPLLLSFHSGSVGLDVSPSSTSAAASSDLSRKRRWEQEMLQQQQQYQQQMAGYTQIQMPGTVWMVPSSNAQAAAAAASGGGGSESIWTFPQAASGGGAATLHRGVPSGLHFMNFPAPMALLPGGQQLGLGQAAGASDNGGGGGGGGEGHMGILAALNAYRAQAASDAAAAAQNGAEGGSSQHQLQHGGDERQESMSPSDDS, encoded by the coding sequence ATGGACGTCACCGGAGACGCCGGCGGAGGTCGCCGCCCCAACTTCCCCTTGCAGCTGCTGGAGAAAAAGGAGGAGCAGGCTTGCTCCACATCCCCGGCGGCAGGtgtgggcgccggcgccgcgggtaATGGTCGGTCGGCGGGGCCGGGAGAGTTGCAGGTGAGGAAGGCGGCGCCACCGAAGCGGACCTGCACCAAGGACCGGCACACGAAGGTGgacgggcgcgggcggcgcatcCGGATGCCGGCGATTTGCGCTGCGCGGGTGTTCCAGCTGACGAGGGAGCTGGGGCACAAGACGGACGGCGAGACCATCGAGTGGCTGCTGCAGCAGGCGGAGCCGGCGGTGATCGCGGCCACGGGCACCGGCACCGTCCCGGCCAACTTCACCTCTCTCAACATCTCCCTCCGCTCCTCGGGCTCGTCCTTCTCCATCCCGGCACATCTCCGCGCCGCCAGCCTGCCCGGCCCACGATTCGGCGGCACGCGGGGCGACCCGTGGGACCGCGTCGTGGGCCTCGGGTTCGGTGGCGCCGAGGGTCCGCCATCCGCTACCTCCTCGGCGTCGTCCCCGCTGCTGCTGAGCTTCCACTCCGGCAGCGTCGGCCTCGACGTGTCACCGTCGTCGACATCTGCCGCAGCCAGCTCCGACCTGTCCAGGAAGCGGCGGTGGGAGCAAGAaatgctgcagcagcagcaacagtaccagcagcagATGGCCGGGTACACGCAGATCCAAATGCCGGGCACCGTGTGGATGGTGCCGAGCAGCAAcgcgcaggccgccgcagcggcggcgagcggaggcggcggcagcgagtcAATCTGGACGTTCCCGCAGgcagcaagcggcggcggcgcggcgacctTGCACCGCGGCGTGCCGAGCGGGCTACATTTCATGAACTTCCCCGCGCCGATGGCGCTGCTCCCCGGCGGGCAGCAGCTGGGGCTCGGCCAAGCGGCGGGCGCCAGcgacaatggcggcggcggcggtggcggaggggaGGGCCACATGGGGATCCTCGCCGCGCTCAACGCGTACCGCGCGCAGGCTGCCTCggacgctgcggcggcggcgcagaacggAGCGGAAGGCGGCTCCAGCCAGCACCAACTCCagcacggcggcgacgagcggcAGGAGAGCATGAGCCCCAGCGACGACTCGTAG